One segment of Setaria viridis chromosome 4, Setaria_viridis_v4.0, whole genome shotgun sequence DNA contains the following:
- the LOC140222642 gene encoding SKP1-like protein 5: MITLISFDNTRFEVLEAAVLLSVINDLVRDRSVEEVRWVLGIIDNGFTVEEEEEIRRENAWAFE; encoded by the exons ATGATCACGCTCATTAGCTTCGACAATACACGCTTTGAGGTactggaggcggcggtgctgctgtC GGTGATCAACGACTTGGTCAGGGACAGGTCGGTGGAGGAGGTGAGGTGGGTGCTCGGGATCATCGACAACGGCTTCacggttgaggaggaggaggaaatccGCCGCGAGAATGCCTGGGCCTTCGAGTAG
- the LOC117851690 gene encoding SKP1-like protein 1A: MAAADSCDGISTSGGGWEKTVTLVSSDDARFEVREAAASLSQTVRRMIDEAGGRAGGDGGIPLPKVDARTLSTVLEYCNKHAAVPAPARESSSAEAAAVDLEWFDKELMHVDLATLCSLIRAADYLEVAGLLDLTCKTVADMIKSKTAEEIRQMFGIQNDFTPEEEEQLSRENAGVFE; this comes from the coding sequence atggcggccgCGGATTCATGCGACGGCATCAGCACCAGTGGCGGCGGCTGGGAGAAGACGGTCACGCTCGTCAGCTCGGACGACGCGCGCTTCGAggtgcgggaggcggcggcgtcgctgtcGCAGACCGTGCGCCGCATGATCGACGAGGCCggaggccgcgccggcggcgacggcggcatccCGCTCCCTAAGGTCGACGCCAGGACCCTCTCCACGGTGCTCGAGTACTGCAACAAgcacgccgccgtccccgcccccgcccgagAGAGCTCTtccgcggaggcggccgccgtGGACCTGGAGTGGTTCGACAAGGAGTTGATGCACGTGGACCTGGCCACGCTCTGCTCCCTCATCAGGGCCGCCGACTACCTCGAAGTCGCGGGGCTGCTGGACCTCACCTGCAAGACCGTCGCCGACATGATCAAGAGCAAGACGGCGGAGGAGATCAGGCAGATGTTCGGGATCCAGAACGACTTCACgcctgaggaggaggagcagttgAGCCGCGAGAATGCCGGGGTCTTCGAATAG